In the genome of Methanoculleus horonobensis, one region contains:
- a CDS encoding ABC1 kinase family protein, with protein MVTRFQRYRQIADVLVKYGFGILVDGVVPGGERLRGIGRAQKDGRSVYERIRLAIEELGPTYVKFGQIMSTRRELLPPELVEELQRLQDRVAPLPYDEIRPVIARHCKNLEECFDIIEAEPVASASLSQVHRAVTRDGRVLALKVQRPGIVELIETDLTILRSLAKRANSLFPDLRVYDPEGMVDEFATQIRRELDFTQDGMNAERLKRNLAEMPCVKIPRIHWDLSGPSLLAMDYVEGVRIDDVEALRSLGLFPEEVAATGFEAYIKQIFVDGFFHGDPHPGNLLVTCEGEIVFLDYGLVGVLRPERRRVFVDLLLAMSLTDVAGVISALKKLDVRIDPAVLDAVKDDLYVVLLDYRETKIEQVNFGTAIRGLTETLRRYRIRVPPTLMIMMKVIVMVMDIGTRLDPSFNFDQRIRPYLLEIATAQRLSPDNVTGAVQSVIGAAESLLAIPGNVNETLKTLSEGTVKIELEDHDLTEIVNVIDRTSDKIIVAVVVGAIVAGSSLVLRMDQVPIPEYLTLLATLGYAAAVVVGFYAVYSALRHGRTFKR; from the coding sequence ATGGTCACCCGGTTCCAGCGCTACCGGCAGATCGCCGATGTGCTGGTCAAATACGGTTTCGGGATCCTCGTCGACGGGGTCGTTCCCGGAGGGGAACGGCTGCGAGGGATCGGGAGAGCCCAGAAAGACGGCCGGTCGGTGTACGAGCGGATCCGGCTCGCCATCGAGGAACTGGGGCCCACCTACGTCAAGTTCGGCCAGATCATGAGCACCCGCCGGGAACTCCTCCCCCCGGAGCTGGTCGAGGAACTGCAGAGGCTGCAGGACCGGGTCGCCCCGCTCCCCTACGACGAGATCCGGCCGGTGATCGCGCGGCATTGCAAGAATCTCGAGGAATGCTTCGACATCATCGAGGCGGAGCCGGTCGCGTCGGCCTCGCTCTCGCAGGTGCACCGCGCCGTGACGAGGGACGGCCGGGTTCTCGCCCTCAAGGTGCAGCGCCCGGGGATCGTCGAGTTGATCGAGACCGATCTTACGATCCTGCGCTCGCTTGCCAAGCGGGCGAACTCGCTCTTCCCCGACCTCCGGGTCTACGACCCGGAGGGGATGGTGGACGAGTTCGCGACCCAGATCCGGCGCGAACTCGATTTCACCCAGGACGGGATGAACGCGGAGCGCCTCAAGCGGAACCTCGCGGAGATGCCGTGCGTGAAGATCCCCCGCATCCACTGGGATCTCTCCGGCCCTTCCCTGCTTGCGATGGACTACGTGGAAGGTGTCCGCATCGACGACGTCGAGGCGCTCCGGTCGCTCGGCCTCTTCCCCGAGGAGGTCGCCGCGACAGGGTTTGAGGCCTACATCAAGCAGATCTTCGTCGACGGGTTCTTTCACGGCGACCCGCACCCGGGCAACCTTCTCGTGACCTGCGAAGGGGAGATCGTCTTTCTCGACTACGGCCTCGTCGGCGTCCTCCGCCCGGAGCGGCGGCGGGTCTTCGTGGATCTCCTCCTCGCCATGAGCCTGACGGACGTTGCCGGGGTGATCTCGGCGCTCAAGAAACTCGACGTCCGGATCGACCCGGCGGTGCTCGATGCGGTGAAAGACGATCTCTACGTGGTTCTGCTCGACTACCGGGAGACGAAGATCGAGCAGGTGAACTTCGGGACGGCGATCCGGGGCCTGACCGAGACCCTCCGGAGGTACCGTATCCGGGTGCCGCCGACCCTGATGATCATGATGAAGGTGATCGTCATGGTGATGGATATCGGCACCCGGCTCGATCCCTCCTTCAACTTCGATCAGAGGATCCGGCCGTACCTCCTCGAGATCGCTACGGCGCAACGGCTCTCCCCCGATAACGTGACGGGTGCGGTGCAGTCGGTCATCGGTGCGGCCGAAAGCCTCCTCGCCATCCCCGGGAACGTGAACGAGACCTTAAAGACCCTCTCCGAAGGGACGGTCAAGATCGAGCTCGAAGACCACGATCTCACCGAGATCGTCAACGTCATCGATCGGACGAGCGACAAGATCATCGTCGCGGTGGTCGTCGGCGCTATCGTCGCGGGCTCGTCGCTGGTCTTGAGGATGGACCAGGTTCCGATCCCCGAGTACCTCACGCTCCTCGCCACGCTGGGCTATGCCGCCGCGGTCGTCGTCGGGTTCTATGCGGTCTACAGCGCTCTCAGGCACGGAAGGACGTTTAAGAGATGA
- a CDS encoding ferredoxin-thioredoxin reductase catalytic domain-containing protein: MSEEGIEEARTRAKAYAKDKGFILNVDEKQLEAVLRGLARNKERFGEAYCPCRLRSGDPEKDRIIVCPCIYHEKEIEEQGTCHCRLFFKKGE; the protein is encoded by the coding sequence ATGAGTGAAGAAGGAATCGAAGAGGCGCGGACCAGGGCAAAGGCATACGCGAAGGATAAAGGATTCATCTTAAACGTCGACGAGAAGCAGCTCGAGGCCGTCCTCCGCGGGCTCGCCCGGAACAAGGAGCGGTTCGGGGAGGCATACTGCCCCTGCAGGCTCCGGAGCGGCGACCCCGAGAAAGACCGGATCATCGTCTGCCCCTGCATCTACCACGAGAAAGAGATCGAGGAGCAGGGAACCTGCCACTGCCGGCTGTTCTTCAAGAAGGGCGAATAA
- a CDS encoding phosphoribosylformylglycinamidine synthase subunit PurQ, whose product MRFGVVQFGGSNCSRDAYHVLADVCGVEREGEVIRPPIGHAEGRYVAPDEVLARPNREGRVAFRFCDEHDNVNPESNPNGSAEKIAGVLSATRNVLAMMPHPGRASEPVPDRMTESKSLTR is encoded by the coding sequence ATGCGGTTTGGAGTGGTGCAGTTCGGCGGCAGCAACTGCAGCCGGGACGCCTACCACGTCCTCGCGGACGTCTGCGGGGTCGAACGGGAAGGGGAGGTCATCCGCCCCCCGATCGGCCATGCGGAGGGGCGATACGTCGCCCCCGACGAGGTGCTCGCGCGGCCGAACCGCGAAGGGCGGGTTGCGTTCCGGTTCTGTGACGAGCACGACAACGTGAACCCCGAGAGCAACCCGAACGGGTCGGCGGAGAAGATCGCCGGCGTCCTCTCCGCGACCCGGAACGTGCTCGCGATGATGCCGCATCCCGGGCGGGCGAGCGAGCCTGTGCCGGATCGGATGACGGAGTCAAAATCTTTAACTCGGTGA
- the purS gene encoding phosphoribosylformylglycinamidine synthase subunit PurS, with the protein MKYTVVITIGLKEGMLDPEARATRHALANLMFPTDDLTTARLFRITLDAPDAAAAREEAARMCELLLANPIIHDYTIEVE; encoded by the coding sequence ATGAAATATACCGTAGTCATCACCATCGGACTCAAAGAGGGGATGCTCGACCCCGAGGCGCGTGCCACCCGGCACGCCCTCGCGAACCTGATGTTCCCGACCGATGACCTGACTACGGCGCGGCTGTTTCGGATCACGCTCGATGCACCGGATGCTGCGGCGGCACGGGAGGAGGCGGCACGGATGTGCGAGCTGCTCCTCGCGAACCCGATCATCCACGACTACACGATTGAGGTCGAGTGA
- the purC gene encoding phosphoribosylaminoimidazolesuccinocarboxamide synthase, whose protein sequence is MKQADLLYTGKAKSVYRTDDPDVYIMRFRDDITAFDGEKKDTLSGKGRYNAEVSTFIFRYLEEHGIRTHYLESIESGVIAVRNLEMIPLEVIVRNVAAGSIVRNYPFREGEPLDPPLIVIDYKSDAHHDPMLNDDLIYALGLATPEELDQIKAMALAINELLSDYLNLRGITLVDFKMEFGKYNGEIVLGDEISMDSMRLWDKETGTSLDKDVYRFNKGDVMETYAGVAKRILSPPWGEPA, encoded by the coding sequence ATGAAACAGGCTGACCTCCTCTACACGGGGAAGGCTAAATCCGTCTACCGCACCGACGACCCGGACGTATACATCATGAGGTTCCGGGACGACATCACGGCGTTCGACGGTGAGAAGAAGGATACCCTGAGCGGCAAAGGGAGATACAACGCAGAGGTCTCGACCTTCATCTTCAGGTACCTGGAAGAGCACGGTATCAGGACACATTACCTCGAGAGCATCGAGTCCGGCGTCATCGCCGTGCGGAACCTTGAGATGATCCCGCTCGAGGTGATCGTGAGAAACGTCGCGGCCGGCTCGATCGTGCGCAACTACCCGTTCCGGGAAGGAGAACCGCTCGACCCACCGTTGATCGTCATCGACTACAAGAGCGACGCACACCACGACCCGATGTTAAACGACGACCTGATCTACGCTCTCGGTCTCGCCACACCCGAGGAACTCGACCAGATCAAGGCAATGGCGCTTGCAATAAACGAACTCCTCTCGGATTACCTCAACCTGCGCGGCATCACCCTGGTCGATTTCAAGATGGAGTTCGGTAAGTACAACGGCGAGATCGTCCTCGGCGACGAGATCAGCATGGACTCGATGCGGCTCTGGGACAAGGAGACCGGGACGTCTCTCGACAAGGACGTCTACCGCTTCAACAAGGGGGACGTCATGGAGACCTACGCCGGCGTCGCGAAACGGATCCTCTCCCCGCCCTGGGGCGAGCCTGCATGA
- the cofG gene encoding 7,8-didemethyl-8-hydroxy-5-deazariboflavin synthase CofG yields the protein MHRRVITFSKNAFLPLTTVCQNHCGYCCFRTPVEEGCVMLPDEAIRTLDASAALGCTEALFTFGERPGAVPGFAAELVKLGYADILDYVYDLSLAAIERGLLPHTNAGILTYAELDRLRRVNASMGLMLETTADVPAHRNSPGKDPAVRIEMIENAGRLSIPFTTGILLGIGETEDDREESLRVIADLHRRYGHIQEVIVQNFCPKPGTAMEGAAVPGPDEIGAAIHLAREILPPDVAVQIPPNLADASRLIGCGVDDLGGVSPLTIDYVNPEHPWPQIDELRRIAGDAELRERLCIYPQYIEKGWYSPLLEPLIRRLAERIAAPGRGAGA from the coding sequence ATGCACCGGCGCGTGATCACCTTCTCAAAGAACGCGTTTCTCCCCTTAACGACGGTCTGCCAGAACCACTGCGGCTACTGCTGTTTCCGCACCCCGGTCGAGGAAGGGTGCGTCATGCTGCCCGACGAGGCCATCCGGACACTGGACGCGAGCGCGGCGCTCGGGTGCACGGAAGCGCTCTTCACCTTCGGGGAGCGGCCCGGCGCGGTGCCGGGCTTTGCCGCAGAACTGGTGAAACTCGGCTACGCGGATATCCTCGACTACGTCTACGACCTCTCCCTCGCGGCCATCGAGCGCGGTCTTTTGCCGCACACCAACGCCGGCATCCTCACCTACGCCGAACTCGACCGGCTCCGCAGGGTGAACGCGAGCATGGGTCTGATGCTCGAGACGACCGCGGACGTTCCGGCGCACAGGAACTCCCCGGGAAAAGACCCGGCGGTCAGGATAGAGATGATCGAGAACGCCGGGAGGCTCTCGATCCCGTTCACGACCGGCATCCTGCTCGGGATCGGCGAGACAGAGGACGACCGCGAGGAGTCGCTCCGGGTCATCGCCGACCTCCACCGGCGGTACGGCCATATCCAGGAGGTTATCGTCCAGAACTTCTGCCCGAAACCCGGGACCGCGATGGAGGGTGCGGCGGTTCCCGGCCCCGACGAGATCGGTGCGGCGATCCACCTCGCACGCGAGATCCTGCCTCCGGACGTCGCGGTGCAGATACCCCCGAACCTTGCGGACGCATCCCGTCTCATCGGGTGCGGCGTGGACGACCTCGGCGGGGTCTCCCCGCTCACCATCGATTACGTCAACCCGGAGCACCCCTGGCCGCAGATCGACGAACTCCGGCGGATCGCCGGGGACGCCGAACTCCGCGAACGGCTCTGCATCTACCCGCAGTACATCGAAAAAGGCTGGTACTCCCCCCTGCTCGAGCCCCTCATCCGGCGGCTCGCGGAGAGGATTGCCGCACCCGGCCGGGGCGCGGGTGCATAA
- the cofC gene encoding 2-phospho-L-lactate guanylyltransferase, translating to MYFHALIPFKPVNPKTRLSCILNQEEREAFAREMLEDVIAAVQKSGCSATLLCTHSFKHENALVAVRAESLNDAINWALKQFHCPALIIMGDIPLVTAGDIQRLIRTEKDMSIVPGRGGGTNIIFLKKPRCFRADYYGASFLDHMRIAEECGFSVEVIDSFRMSTDIDEKEDLVEILIHGKGRKSREYLENSGFSIVLDEKGRVGVQRDPHKEAL from the coding sequence ATGTACTTCCACGCGCTCATCCCCTTTAAGCCGGTGAACCCCAAGACGCGCCTCTCCTGCATCCTCAACCAGGAAGAGCGGGAAGCGTTTGCGCGGGAGATGCTTGAAGACGTGATCGCCGCCGTGCAGAAGTCCGGGTGCAGTGCCACCCTCCTCTGCACCCACTCCTTCAAACACGAAAACGCCCTCGTCGCCGTCCGGGCGGAGTCGTTGAACGACGCCATCAACTGGGCGCTCAAGCAGTTCCACTGCCCGGCGCTCATCATCATGGGCGATATCCCCCTGGTGACGGCCGGAGACATCCAGCGGCTGATCCGGACCGAGAAGGACATGTCCATCGTGCCGGGGCGGGGCGGCGGGACGAATATCATATTCTTGAAAAAGCCGCGGTGTTTCCGCGCCGACTACTACGGTGCGAGTTTCCTCGACCATATGCGGATTGCAGAGGAGTGCGGCTTCTCCGTCGAGGTGATCGACTCATTCAGGATGTCGACCGATATCGACGAGAAGGAGGACCTGGTCGAGATCCTCATCCACGGAAAAGGGAGAAAGAGCAGAGAGTACCTGGAGAACTCAGGATTCTCTATCGTCCTTGACGAGAAGGGACGGGTCGGCGTGCAGCGCGACCCCCATAAAGAGGCACTCTGA
- the cofE gene encoding coenzyme F420-0:L-glutamate ligase, whose amino-acid sequence MTTPSFSVYGLATPLLRPGDDVAAHLLSSVEQSAARKFETGDVVVVAESALATAEGRVVRLADVEPSAKALRLAEDYHMDPRHAEVVLRESDRIVGGIPGFLLCMKNGTLLPNAGIDASNAPEGSLVLLPLDPDASSARIRAAIAGRSGADVGVIVVDSRTHAMRLGCSGVAIGCSGIPSVVDERGKKDLFGRELEVTKRAVADCIASAAELVMGEAGECVPAAVVRGIGLPVGDYAGVATIDASECLFMGVALHADPSLLVKDDRES is encoded by the coding sequence ATGACGACACCTTCATTCTCGGTATACGGTCTTGCGACCCCCCTGCTCCGCCCCGGCGACGACGTCGCGGCGCACCTTCTCTCGTCCGTCGAACAGTCGGCCGCCCGGAAGTTCGAGACGGGCGACGTCGTGGTCGTGGCGGAGTCCGCGCTCGCCACCGCCGAAGGGCGGGTCGTGAGGCTCGCCGATGTCGAGCCGTCGGCAAAAGCCCTCCGGCTCGCCGAAGATTACCATATGGATCCCCGGCACGCCGAGGTGGTGCTCCGGGAGAGCGACCGGATCGTCGGCGGCATCCCCGGGTTCCTGCTCTGCATGAAGAACGGGACGCTTCTGCCGAACGCCGGGATCGATGCATCGAACGCCCCGGAGGGATCGCTCGTCCTCCTCCCCCTCGACCCGGACGCATCCTCAGCGCGTATCCGTGCCGCGATCGCCGGGCGGTCGGGTGCGGACGTCGGGGTGATCGTCGTCGATTCCCGGACGCACGCGATGCGCCTCGGGTGCTCCGGGGTCGCGATCGGGTGTTCGGGTATCCCCTCGGTGGTCGATGAGCGCGGGAAAAAAGATCTCTTCGGCCGCGAACTCGAGGTCACGAAGAGAGCGGTCGCGGACTGCATCGCGTCCGCCGCCGAACTCGTTATGGGAGAGGCGGGCGAGTGCGTCCCCGCGGCGGTGGTGCGGGGGATCGGGCTTCCCGTCGGCGATTACGCCGGGGTCGCCACGATCGATGCTTCAGAGTGCCTCTTTATGGGGGTCGCGCTGCACGCCGACCCGTCCCTTCTCGTCAAGGACGATAGAGAATCCTGA
- the folP gene encoding dihydropteroate synthase: MVNRLRIGADAPVRLMGVINCSPESFYRGSYIPAGEVYDRALAMTAAGADMIDLGARSTAPGSSPITVAEEAARVDAALSELDGTGITLSVDTRHPEVLDVCLRHDVHAVNDISGLTEERYARAVADSGLPVFAMASCREPGDAAGVAATREALEAVVGRCACLGIEEYVLDPAVGRWVPGRTSEDDWELCRNFHSFLEFGRPVLAAVSRKTFIGDLLGRQPEDRLAGTLALTTMLVDAGAAVVRSHDVAETADLLRVHAMMRQT; the protein is encoded by the coding sequence ATGGTAAACCGTCTCCGGATCGGTGCCGACGCCCCCGTTCGCCTGATGGGCGTCATCAACTGCAGCCCCGAGTCGTTCTACCGGGGCTCCTATATCCCGGCCGGAGAGGTATACGACCGCGCCCTCGCCATGACGGCGGCGGGCGCCGATATGATCGATCTCGGGGCGCGGAGCACGGCCCCGGGCTCTTCTCCCATCACCGTCGCCGAGGAGGCGGCGCGGGTGGACGCCGCCCTCTCGGAGCTCGACGGAACCGGAATCACCCTCTCGGTGGATACCCGGCACCCGGAGGTGCTCGATGTCTGCCTCCGCCACGACGTCCACGCGGTGAACGACATCTCCGGGCTTACCGAAGAGCGCTACGCCCGGGCGGTCGCCGACTCCGGGCTCCCGGTCTTCGCGATGGCGAGTTGCCGGGAGCCCGGCGACGCCGCCGGAGTTGCCGCCACGCGGGAAGCCCTCGAAGCGGTCGTCGGCCGGTGCGCGTGCCTCGGGATCGAGGAGTACGTCCTCGATCCCGCCGTCGGGCGGTGGGTTCCCGGCCGGACGAGCGAGGACGACTGGGAACTCTGCCGGAACTTTCACTCGTTCCTGGAGTTCGGCCGCCCGGTGCTTGCGGCGGTCTCGAGGAAGACGTTCATCGGCGACCTGCTCGGCCGCCAGCCCGAAGACCGGCTCGCGGGCACCCTCGCGCTCACGACGATGCTCGTCGACGCGGGAGCGGCCGTCGTGCGAAGTCACGACGTCGCCGAGACCGCGGACCTCCTGCGGGTCCATGCAATGATGAGGCAGACATGA
- the folD gene encoding bifunctional methylenetetrahydrofolate dehydrogenase/methenyltetrahydrofolate cyclohydrolase FolD has product MILDGKAVSEKRLEILKESIDESGLYPRLATVIVGEDPASQMYVRMKHRACERVGIGSVGIELPADATTGQVLEAVTRLNNDPDINGVLIQLPLPAGVDTARVIEAVAPDKDVDGFHPCNLGRLFSGSPVFAPCTPQGIMTILNDYDIPIRGKRAVVVGRSIDVGRPMAALLLNADATVTICHSKTENLAEEMRNADILVSAIGKAKFVGPEMVKEGATVIDVGINQDEQGKLCGDVDFEAVKDRVGAITPVPGGVGPMTIATLMENTFRAAKLRTCDNTTVW; this is encoded by the coding sequence ATGATACTCGACGGCAAAGCGGTCTCGGAGAAGAGGCTCGAGATCCTCAAAGAGAGCATAGACGAGTCCGGGCTCTACCCGCGCCTCGCGACCGTCATCGTGGGCGAAGACCCCGCGTCGCAGATGTATGTCCGCATGAAGCACCGGGCGTGCGAGCGCGTCGGGATCGGGTCGGTCGGGATCGAACTCCCGGCTGACGCCACGACCGGGCAGGTGCTCGAGGCGGTCACGCGCCTCAACAACGACCCCGACATCAACGGCGTCCTGATTCAGCTCCCGCTCCCGGCCGGGGTCGATACCGCCCGCGTCATCGAGGCGGTCGCGCCCGATAAGGATGTGGACGGGTTCCACCCCTGCAACCTCGGCAGGCTGTTTTCCGGAAGCCCGGTCTTTGCCCCCTGCACCCCGCAGGGGATCATGACGATCTTGAACGACTACGATATCCCGATTCGCGGGAAGCGGGCGGTCGTCGTCGGCCGGAGTATCGACGTCGGCCGGCCCATGGCCGCCCTGCTCCTGAACGCCGACGCGACCGTCACCATATGCCACTCGAAGACCGAGAATCTCGCAGAAGAGATGCGAAACGCCGATATCCTGGTCAGCGCGATTGGGAAGGCGAAGTTTGTCGGGCCGGAGATGGTGAAGGAAGGCGCGACGGTCATCGATGTCGGGATCAACCAGGACGAGCAGGGCAAACTCTGCGGTGATGTCGACTTCGAGGCGGTGAAAGATCGGGTGGGAGCGATAACCCCGGTCCCCGGAGGCGTCGGCCCCATGACCATCGCGACGCTGATGGAGAACACGTTCAGGGCGGCCAAGTTGAGGACATGCGACAACACCACTGTATGGTAA
- the glyA gene encoding serine hydroxymethyltransferase, with protein sequence MSSLANFDPEVAGVIEEERLRQINGLELIASENVVSKAVLEAMGSIMTNKYAEGYPGKRYYGGCEFHDVVENLARDRLCELFGAEHANVQPHSGSQANQAVYFAYLGYKDRIMSQSLTQGGHLSHGSPVNITGRWYSIFHYGVDHESETLDYAAIEDLARTVKPQMIVCGASAYPREIDFKAFQEVADTVGARCMADIAHIAGLCATGYHNSPVGVVDIVTTTTHKTLRGPRGGAIMCSNEDAAAIDKSIFPGMQGGPLMHTIAAKAVCFKEALTPAYKDYCGQVVKNAKTMADVLASEGLDLVSGGTDNHLILLDLTGVSTNGEHLTGLAAEVALGEAGITVNKNTIPREQLSPFVTSGLRIGTPAVTSRGMKEEEMKQIAHWIARVVKDIAKDKTSKKAITEVREEVIALASKYPLYPEVA encoded by the coding sequence ATGTCTAGTCTGGCAAACTTCGATCCAGAAGTCGCGGGCGTCATCGAGGAAGAACGCCTGCGTCAGATCAATGGGCTGGAATTGATCGCCTCCGAGAACGTCGTCAGTAAGGCGGTTCTCGAGGCGATGGGTTCCATCATGACCAATAAATATGCCGAGGGATACCCCGGCAAGCGCTATTACGGCGGCTGCGAGTTCCATGACGTCGTGGAGAACCTGGCGCGCGACCGGCTCTGCGAACTCTTCGGCGCCGAGCACGCGAACGTCCAGCCCCATTCGGGGAGCCAGGCAAACCAGGCGGTCTACTTCGCCTACCTCGGCTACAAGGACAGGATCATGAGCCAGAGCCTCACCCAGGGCGGCCACCTCTCCCACGGATCGCCGGTCAACATCACCGGGCGCTGGTACTCCATCTTCCACTACGGTGTCGATCACGAGTCCGAAACGCTCGACTACGCGGCGATCGAGGACCTGGCACGGACGGTGAAGCCCCAGATGATCGTCTGCGGCGCGAGCGCCTACCCGCGCGAGATCGATTTCAAGGCCTTCCAGGAGGTCGCCGATACCGTCGGCGCGAGGTGCATGGCCGATATCGCCCACATCGCCGGGCTCTGCGCGACCGGATACCACAACTCCCCCGTCGGGGTCGTCGACATCGTGACGACGACGACGCACAAGACCCTGCGCGGTCCTCGCGGCGGCGCCATCATGTGCAGCAACGAGGACGCAGCCGCGATCGACAAATCCATCTTCCCGGGAATGCAGGGCGGCCCGCTGATGCACACCATCGCGGCAAAGGCGGTCTGCTTCAAGGAAGCCCTGACCCCCGCGTATAAGGACTACTGCGGACAGGTCGTCAAGAACGCAAAGACGATGGCCGATGTCCTCGCGAGCGAAGGGCTCGATCTCGTCTCCGGCGGCACCGACAATCACCTCATCCTGCTCGACCTGACCGGGGTCTCCACGAACGGCGAGCACCTCACGGGTCTTGCGGCCGAGGTCGCACTCGGCGAAGCCGGGATCACCGTGAACAAGAACACCATCCCCCGCGAACAGCTCAGTCCCTTCGTGACGAGCGGTCTACGCATCGGCACGCCCGCCGTCACCTCGCGCGGCATGAAAGAGGAGGAGATGAAGCAGATCGCCCACTGGATCGCCCGGGTCGTGAAGGATATCGCGAAGGACAAGACCTCGAAGAAAGCGATCACCGAAGTGAGGGAAGAGGTTATAGCCCTCGCGAGCAAGTATCCCCTCTACCCTGAAGTAGCATGA
- a CDS encoding DUF7518 family protein has protein sequence MAQKDAKIRFLERELAEREKEMETMREREQPPVSEAGDERLRDLERKVREFEDVMKGLAEDRGQSRAPEAGDERLRDLERKVRELEAVMKGLTEEILDVKSVAMQLSRDVAERRKAAVVPAETKRPEVTLQAEPRAAAEPRSAAEPRSVRAVERKTPARPVEKRPPAPVPEDDRDLELIMQNDGTLRPEPRRSSEYIVASTGSGIAAAKGRGKGSKPAERKLFVEQKKRPVDDVIQAEEDDTVDLDR, from the coding sequence ATGGCGCAGAAGGATGCGAAGATACGATTTCTTGAGCGTGAACTCGCGGAGCGCGAGAAGGAGATGGAGACAATGAGAGAGCGAGAGCAGCCGCCGGTATCGGAGGCGGGAGACGAGCGCCTGCGCGACCTTGAGCGGAAGGTGCGGGAGTTCGAGGACGTGATGAAAGGCCTGGCGGAAGATCGCGGGCAGTCCCGGGCGCCGGAGGCGGGTGACGAGCGCCTGCGCGACCTTGAGCGGAAGGTGCGGGAACTCGAGGCCGTGATGAAAGGCCTGACGGAAGAGATCCTGGACGTCAAGTCCGTGGCGATGCAACTATCCCGCGACGTGGCTGAGCGCAGGAAGGCGGCGGTGGTGCCGGCGGAGACGAAGCGGCCCGAAGTTACGCTCCAGGCGGAACCGCGCGCCGCGGCGGAACCTCGTTCCGCGGCAGAACCCAGATCCGTGCGTGCCGTGGAGCGGAAGACTCCCGCGCGCCCCGTGGAGAAACGACCACCCGCGCCCGTTCCGGAGGATGACCGGGATCTCGAGCTCATCATGCAGAACGACGGGACCCTGAGACCGGAGCCAAGGAGATCCTCGGAGTACATCGTTGCCAGCACCGGATCCGGGATCGCCGCGGCGAAGGGACGGGGGAAGGGCAGCAAGCCCGCCGAACGCAAGCTCTTCGTCGAGCAGAAGAAACGCCCGGTCGATGATGTCATCCAGGCCGAAGAGGACGACACCGTCGACCTCGATCGCTAG